A stretch of the Buchananella sp. 14KM1171 genome encodes the following:
- a CDS encoding electron transfer flavoprotein subunit beta/FixA family protein: MKIVVLVKHVPDLQSERRLEDGTLVRGEDDVLNELDENAVEAAVALAEEAGGEVIAVTMGPEDAADGLMAALQRGADRALHVCDDAAAGSDVVGTARVLAAAIRSLGEVDLVVAGMASLDGLTSMVPGAVASLLGMPSLTLASELSVAGGRVRIKRLADGFEDVLSAPLPAVVSVTDQLNEPRYPNFAALKAARKKPLDTVELADLGLDEAEVGIAGASTGSLGEEMADARGGGAVIEAGPDAGRAVVEFLAERGLLAGLER, from the coding sequence ATGAAAATCGTGGTTTTGGTCAAGCACGTGCCGGACTTGCAGTCCGAGCGTCGTTTGGAGGACGGCACCCTGGTGCGGGGTGAGGACGACGTCCTGAACGAGTTGGACGAGAACGCGGTGGAGGCCGCGGTGGCCTTGGCCGAGGAGGCCGGCGGCGAGGTGATTGCCGTGACGATGGGGCCGGAAGACGCCGCCGATGGGCTGATGGCCGCCCTGCAGCGCGGCGCCGACCGTGCTTTGCACGTGTGCGACGACGCTGCCGCCGGCTCGGACGTTGTGGGTACGGCCCGCGTGCTGGCCGCCGCCATCCGCTCCCTGGGTGAGGTTGACCTGGTGGTGGCCGGCATGGCCTCCCTGGACGGCCTGACCTCCATGGTGCCCGGCGCGGTGGCCTCCCTGCTGGGCATGCCCTCCCTCACCCTGGCCAGCGAGCTGTCCGTGGCGGGCGGGCGCGTGCGGATCAAGCGCCTGGCCGACGGTTTCGAGGACGTGCTCTCCGCGCCGCTGCCTGCGGTGGTGAGCGTGACCGACCAGCTGAACGAGCCGCGCTACCCGAACTTCGCGGCCCTGAAGGCCGCGCGCAAGAAGCCGCTGGACACGGTGGAGCTGGCGGACCTGGGCCTGGATGAGGCCGAGGTGGGGATCGCTGGTGCGTCCACCGGCTCGCTGGGTGAGGAGATGGCCGACGCCCGCGGCGGCGGTGCCGTGATCGAGGCCGGGCCCGATGCCGGGCGGGCCGTGGTGGAGTTCCTGGCCGAGCGGGGCCTGCTGGCCGGATTGGAGCGCTGA